One segment of Trichlorobacter ammonificans DNA contains the following:
- the secD gene encoding protein translocase subunit SecD, producing MPKGAGWRITLIIAFTVLSCIYLVPTLQPNLPSWWKGILPKDKISLGLDLQGGTHLVMEVDTQKAVEGTLELLATDLEDTLSSKNLRFKRVSRTGHDRVSVVLYERETAGQAQKLLKEKYRDYDVNTSVEEGGMVGVQIRMNEQEIQNRKDKAVAQALETIRNRIDQFGVAEPVIARQGTNQIVVQLPGIKDPQRAIELIGRTARLEFKMVLDEVSPTGGAIPEDAEVLTEKIVDRTTGTVSETPMVVKKKALITGDLLTDAQVRIDSQFNQPYVAIEFNSLGARLFDQVTAANVNKRFAIVLDNTIYSAPVIRERISGGSAQISGNFTEKTASDLAIVLRAGALPAPVKVIQNVTVGASLGKDSIEKGLMAGAIGIVLVFIFMSVYYKLCGVVANLGMVLNVLYLMGALAALGATLTLPGIAAIVLLVGMSVDSNVIIFERIREELRIGKSPKSALDAGYDKAFLTIMDSHVTGLITAAVLFQFGTGPVKGFAVSLSLGIIINLFTALTASKTIFDLFLHKGRVKKMSI from the coding sequence ATGCCCAAAGGAGCCGGATGGCGCATCACCCTGATTATCGCATTCACCGTACTTTCCTGCATCTACCTGGTCCCCACCCTGCAGCCGAACCTGCCGTCGTGGTGGAAGGGGATCCTGCCCAAGGATAAGATCAGCCTTGGCCTCGACCTGCAGGGGGGTACCCACCTGGTCATGGAGGTGGACACCCAGAAGGCGGTCGAGGGGACTCTGGAACTGCTGGCCACCGACCTGGAGGACACCCTGTCCTCCAAAAACCTGCGCTTCAAGCGGGTCAGCCGTACCGGTCACGACCGGGTATCCGTGGTGCTCTACGAGCGGGAAACCGCCGGTCAGGCGCAGAAACTGCTCAAGGAAAAGTATCGTGATTACGACGTCAACACCTCCGTGGAAGAGGGAGGGATGGTGGGCGTCCAGATCAGGATGAACGAGCAGGAGATTCAGAACCGCAAAGACAAGGCCGTTGCCCAGGCCCTGGAAACCATCCGCAACCGGATCGATCAGTTCGGCGTTGCGGAACCGGTCATCGCCCGCCAGGGGACCAACCAGATCGTGGTGCAGCTCCCCGGCATCAAGGATCCCCAGCGGGCCATCGAACTGATCGGCCGTACCGCCCGTCTCGAATTCAAGATGGTGCTGGACGAGGTTTCCCCCACCGGTGGCGCCATCCCCGAAGACGCCGAGGTGCTGACCGAGAAGATCGTTGACCGCACCACCGGCACCGTCAGCGAAACTCCCATGGTGGTGAAGAAAAAGGCCCTGATCACCGGCGACCTGCTCACCGACGCCCAGGTTCGGATCGACTCCCAGTTCAACCAGCCCTACGTGGCCATCGAGTTCAACTCCCTGGGGGCCCGACTGTTCGACCAGGTCACCGCGGCCAACGTCAACAAGCGTTTCGCCATCGTGCTGGACAACACCATCTACTCCGCGCCGGTGATCCGGGAGCGGATCTCCGGCGGCAGCGCCCAGATCTCCGGCAATTTCACCGAGAAAACCGCCTCGGACCTGGCCATCGTGCTGCGGGCCGGCGCCCTGCCGGCGCCGGTGAAGGTGATCCAGAACGTCACCGTCGGCGCCTCCCTGGGCAAGGACTCCATCGAGAAGGGCCTCATGGCCGGCGCCATCGGCATCGTCCTGGTATTCATTTTCATGTCGGTCTACTACAAGCTTTGCGGCGTTGTGGCCAACCTCGGCATGGTGCTGAACGTCCTCTACCTGATGGGAGCCCTGGCCGCCCTGGGGGCCACCCTGACCCTGCCGGGCATCGCCGCCATCGTGCTCCTGGTCGGCATGTCGGTGGACTCCAACGTAATCATCTTCGAACGGATCCGCGAGGAGCTGCGTATCGGCAAATCACCGAAATCAGCGCTGGACGCCGGCTACGACAAGGCGTTCCTGACCATCATGGACTCCCACGTCACCGGCCTGATCACCGCCGCGGTGCTGTTCCAGTTCGGCACCGGCCCGGTGAAGGGTTTTGCCGTTTCCCTGTCGCTGGGTATCATCATCAACCTGTTCACGGCGCTGACGGCCAGCAAGACCATTTTTGACCTGTTCCTGCACAAGGGACGCGTCAAGAAGATGAGCATATAG
- the secF gene encoding protein translocase subunit SecF, producing MELLGKTNIDFIGMRKITFVISIIITVIGILGVVSMIRGTANMGIDFTGGTSLQLRFDKPVEMAAVRKALHSAGIEAELQEVKEGNKLLVKLARKSQVTVGKAAETVPAALQKGLPGTSVTVESTTEIGPAVGDKLRKDTLIAVAISMLGIIVYIAWRFDFNFGVGAVVATLHDIMAMFAVFYLFDKEINLLFVTAVLTIAGYSLTDTVVIFDRIRENLHKDLKGALHTIINRSVNEVLSRSIVTSITTFLSASALLFFGGEMIHDFALALVVGVVVGAYSSVFVASPVIMLLAERTANKAGSAGAGPAPAKA from the coding sequence ATCGAACTGCTCGGTAAAACCAACATCGACTTCATCGGGATGCGCAAGATCACCTTTGTCATCTCGATCATCATCACCGTTATCGGCATCCTGGGGGTCGTCTCCATGATCCGGGGCACCGCCAACATGGGGATCGACTTCACCGGCGGCACTTCCCTGCAGCTCAGGTTCGACAAGCCGGTAGAGATGGCCGCTGTCCGCAAGGCGCTGCACAGCGCCGGCATCGAAGCCGAACTGCAGGAGGTGAAGGAAGGGAATAAACTGCTGGTGAAACTGGCCCGCAAGAGCCAGGTAACCGTGGGCAAGGCGGCGGAAACCGTGCCGGCGGCCCTGCAGAAGGGGCTGCCCGGCACCTCGGTCACGGTGGAAAGCACCACCGAGATCGGCCCCGCGGTGGGCGACAAGCTGCGCAAGGACACCCTGATCGCCGTGGCCATCTCCATGCTGGGGATCATCGTCTACATCGCCTGGCGTTTCGACTTCAACTTCGGCGTCGGCGCCGTGGTGGCCACCCTGCATGACATCATGGCCATGTTCGCCGTGTTCTACCTGTTCGACAAAGAGATCAACCTGCTCTTCGTCACCGCCGTGCTGACCATCGCCGGTTACTCCCTCACCGACACCGTGGTCATTTTCGACCGGATCAGGGAAAACCTGCACAAGGACCTGAAAGGGGCACTGCATACCATCATCAACCGCAGCGTCAACGAGGTGCTGTCCCGCAGTATCGTCACCTCGATCACCACCTTTCTCTCCGCCTCCGCCCTGCTCTTCTTCGGCGGCGAGATGATCCACGACTTCGCCCTGGCGCTGGTGGTGGGAGTGGTGGTCGGCGCCTACTCGTCGGTCTTCGTTGCAAGCCCGGTTATCATGCTGCTCGCGGAGCGAACCGCAAACAAAGCCGGCTCCGCCGGCGCCGGCCCTGCACCGGCCAAAGCATAG
- a CDS encoding tetratricopeptide repeat protein yields MNKENIVFGVSGLIIGILLGILAGGKVTGGSPAGPAAVQQAAGPAGNPAQLSARISELEAIVAKDPKNVQAWISLGNDYFDAHNPQKSVQAYAKALELDPNNPNVLTDQGVMFRALGFFDRALANFEKANTINPKHLQSLFNQGIVYAVDLKQPAKARTVWEKLIAQEPGSDMARQAKEMLSQLPAK; encoded by the coding sequence ATGAACAAGGAAAATATCGTATTCGGTGTATCCGGCCTGATCATCGGTATCTTGCTGGGAATCCTGGCAGGCGGCAAGGTCACCGGCGGTTCCCCGGCAGGTCCGGCAGCGGTCCAGCAGGCCGCCGGCCCCGCGGGCAACCCGGCCCAGTTGAGCGCCCGCATCAGCGAGCTTGAAGCCATTGTCGCCAAGGATCCCAAGAACGTCCAGGCCTGGATCTCGCTGGGCAACGACTATTTTGACGCCCACAACCCCCAGAAGTCGGTCCAGGCCTACGCCAAAGCCCTTGAACTGGACCCCAACAACCCCAACGTGCTGACCGACCAGGGCGTCATGTTCCGGGCCCTGGGCTTCTTCGACCGGGCCCTGGCAAACTTCGAAAAGGCCAACACGATCAACCCCAAACACCTGCAGAGCCTCTTCAACCAGGGGATCGTCTACGCCGTCGACCTGAAGCAACCGGCAAAGGCCCGGACCGTCTGGGAAAAGCTGATCGCCCAGGAGCCGGGCAGCGACATGGCCCGGCAGGCAAAAGAGATGCTGAGCCAGCTTCCCGCCAAGTAG
- the recJ gene encoding single-stranded-DNA-specific exonuclease RecJ yields the protein MNRHWRLTPYDPAAASRLTRELGLSPVIARILASRGFTTPAAADGFLSPTLAGMTDPGRMAGMEQAVDRLLLARERQEPVCIYGDYDVDGISATALLVSALPVLGIRADYHIPHRMEDGYGLSLDALRQLADQGYRLIISVDCGITALEEARFCRVQGLDLIITDHHQPLEELPDAVAVLNPQRSDCPYPFKGLAGVGVAFCLLVALRSRLREQGLLDGGGPDLRQWLDLVALGTIADMVPLTGQNRLLVSAGLQRMGNGCRTGLAALKAVATVKGAVSCGQVGFRLAPRLNAAGRLESALPGVELLLTDDPARAQLLARELDAANSERQQVERRIFEEAEALMALQGWNEQHASIVLSSPLWHPGVVGIVASRLTERHARPAILLARRDDGSGKGSGRGIARFHLLEALHACAAHLERYGGHRAAAGLTVAPGELDAFATTFERVAAAQLAATDLAPTLSLDAELTPEELNLSLVGELARLAPFGIGNAEPTLLLRGMRVLEARTVGDGHLKMRLEKERTIYPAIGWRMAGGPIPQRVDIACTPELDTWGGGERLQLRLKGIRPEELHGA from the coding sequence ATGAACAGACACTGGCGTCTTACCCCATACGATCCGGCCGCCGCCTCCCGGTTGACGCGGGAACTCGGTCTTTCACCGGTTATCGCCCGCATCCTGGCGTCACGGGGGTTTACCACCCCGGCGGCAGCCGACGGTTTTCTCTCCCCCACCCTGGCCGGCATGACCGATCCCGGCCGGATGGCCGGCATGGAGCAGGCCGTGGACCGCTTGCTGCTGGCCCGGGAACGGCAGGAACCGGTCTGTATCTACGGCGACTACGACGTGGACGGCATCAGCGCCACGGCCCTGCTGGTTAGTGCGCTGCCTGTCCTGGGTATCCGCGCCGACTACCACATCCCCCATCGCATGGAAGACGGCTACGGCCTGAGTCTCGACGCCCTGCGGCAGTTGGCCGACCAGGGATACCGTCTGATCATCAGTGTCGACTGTGGCATCACCGCCCTGGAAGAGGCCCGCTTCTGCCGCGTCCAGGGGCTCGACCTGATCATCACCGACCATCACCAGCCCCTGGAGGAGTTGCCCGACGCCGTTGCCGTGCTGAATCCGCAGCGCAGTGACTGTCCCTACCCCTTCAAAGGACTTGCCGGGGTGGGTGTGGCCTTCTGCCTGTTGGTGGCGCTCCGCTCCCGGCTCCGTGAACAGGGGCTGCTCGACGGCGGCGGCCCCGACCTGCGCCAATGGCTCGACTTGGTGGCCCTGGGCACCATAGCCGACATGGTACCGCTCACTGGCCAGAACCGGCTGCTGGTTTCGGCGGGGCTGCAACGGATGGGTAACGGTTGTCGCACCGGCCTCGCCGCCCTCAAGGCCGTTGCCACCGTCAAGGGGGCCGTTTCCTGCGGCCAGGTTGGATTTCGCCTGGCTCCCCGCCTCAATGCCGCCGGCCGCCTGGAAAGTGCCCTGCCCGGCGTGGAACTGCTGCTCACCGACGACCCGGCAAGGGCACAGCTCCTGGCACGGGAGCTTGACGCCGCCAACAGCGAACGCCAGCAGGTGGAACGCCGTATCTTCGAGGAAGCGGAGGCGCTGATGGCACTGCAGGGGTGGAACGAACAACACGCCAGCATCGTGCTTTCCTCCCCCCTCTGGCACCCCGGCGTGGTGGGTATCGTCGCCTCCCGCCTGACGGAACGCCACGCCCGCCCCGCCATCCTGCTGGCCCGGCGCGACGACGGCAGCGGTAAAGGCTCGGGACGGGGCATCGCCCGCTTCCATCTGTTGGAGGCGCTGCACGCCTGCGCGGCCCACCTCGAACGGTACGGCGGCCACCGGGCCGCTGCCGGCCTGACCGTCGCTCCCGGCGAACTGGATGCCTTTGCAACAACTTTTGAACGGGTGGCCGCGGCTCAGCTCGCCGCCACTGATCTTGCGCCAACGTTATCGCTCGATGCCGAGTTGACACCGGAGGAGCTGAATCTGTCGCTGGTCGGGGAGCTGGCGCGGCTTGCTCCCTTCGGCATCGGCAATGCCGAGCCGACCCTGCTGCTGCGGGGCATGCGGGTTCTGGAGGCCCGTACCGTCGGCGACGGACATCTGAAAATGCGCCTGGAAAAGGAGCGAACCATCTATCCTGCCATCGGCTGGCGGATGGCAGGCGGCCCGATCCCCCAGCGGGTCGATATTGCCTGTACCCCGGAACTGGATACCTGGGGAGGCGGCGAACGACTGCAACTGCGGTTAAAGGGTATTCGTCCGGAGGAGCTGCATGGAGCGTGA
- a CDS encoding cation diffusion facilitator family transporter, giving the protein MERDGRFNRAERIIRIGFWINAGLMVMKLAAGYWGHSAAVFADGIESGCDFVAIFGTLYALRLGREPFDERHPYGHGRAESLAAMLVALLIVLTGLWILWEAVSAIIGQHLSRPEPVAIGAALATIVIKELLYRYTISAGMSLHSPALTAVAADHRKDALTSVATLVGVSGASLGWTLLDPLAAALTAFFILHIGWQTFRSAAHDLMDGAAPASFNQRVIELTESVAQVEHVHEIRTRRSGQYYIIDLKLDMDPTMTVKESHDVATAVKRLIFEQFPNVGDVMIHINPHDEAHEDLIRL; this is encoded by the coding sequence ATGGAGCGTGACGGGCGTTTCAATCGTGCTGAGCGGATCATCCGCATCGGCTTCTGGATCAATGCCGGCCTGATGGTTATGAAGTTGGCCGCCGGCTACTGGGGGCACTCCGCCGCCGTCTTTGCCGACGGCATTGAAAGTGGCTGTGACTTCGTCGCCATCTTCGGCACGCTGTACGCCCTCAGACTGGGCCGCGAGCCCTTTGACGAGCGTCACCCCTACGGTCACGGCCGGGCCGAATCACTGGCTGCCATGCTGGTTGCCCTGCTGATCGTCCTCACCGGCCTCTGGATCCTGTGGGAGGCCGTTTCCGCCATTATCGGACAGCACCTGTCGCGCCCTGAACCGGTGGCCATCGGTGCAGCCCTTGCAACCATTGTCATCAAGGAATTGCTCTATCGCTACACCATCAGCGCCGGCATGTCCTTGCACAGCCCCGCACTGACGGCGGTGGCGGCGGACCATCGCAAGGATGCCCTGACCTCGGTGGCAACCCTGGTGGGGGTGAGCGGTGCGTCCCTGGGCTGGACGCTGCTCGACCCGCTGGCCGCCGCGCTCACCGCGTTCTTCATTCTGCATATCGGCTGGCAGACCTTCCGCAGCGCAGCCCACGACCTGATGGACGGCGCAGCCCCGGCCTCCTTCAATCAACGAGTGATCGAGCTGACCGAAAGCGTCGCGCAGGTCGAGCACGTCCATGAGATCAGGACCCGACGTTCGGGCCAATACTATATCATCGACCTCAAGCTGGACATGGACCCGACCATGACGGTCAAGGAGTCCCACGACGTCGCCACTGCGGTAAAGCGGCTCATTTTCGAGCAATTTCCCAACGTCGGCGACGTCATGATCCATATCAACCCCCATGACGAAGCACATGAGGACCTGATCAGGCTCTGA
- a CDS encoding OmpW/AlkL family protein — translation MKRIGFLAGVAGLVAVCGSQVAQAADDYKSFGIRVRAIYVKPAESFDSRLSALNPKLSDDIIPEVDLEYFVTKNFSAEMIAGVTRHDVKLGSDYAGSTWLLPPTITLKYHPLAGSAVSPYVGFGFNVIFPFSSKLNGVGDFQIDNSVGWAAQAGTDIRITNNLYFNIDYKYLNADTKATIAGTKYNLDLNPHLFGIGVGYRF, via the coding sequence ATGAAGCGGATCGGATTTCTGGCTGGTGTAGCGGGACTGGTGGCGGTGTGCGGGAGTCAGGTAGCGCAGGCGGCGGACGATTACAAGTCGTTCGGGATCAGGGTACGCGCAATCTATGTGAAGCCTGCGGAGTCGTTCGATTCGCGGTTGAGCGCCCTGAATCCGAAGCTGAGCGACGATATCATCCCGGAAGTGGACCTGGAGTATTTCGTCACGAAAAACTTCTCCGCTGAAATGATCGCCGGCGTCACGCGTCACGATGTCAAGCTGGGGTCTGACTATGCCGGTTCAACCTGGTTGCTCCCCCCCACCATCACGCTTAAGTACCATCCCCTTGCCGGTTCCGCCGTCAGCCCCTATGTCGGCTTCGGCTTCAACGTGATTTTTCCTTTCAGCTCCAAACTCAACGGCGTCGGCGATTTCCAGATCGACAACAGCGTCGGCTGGGCCGCCCAGGCCGGCACCGACATCAGAATCACCAACAACCTCTATTTCAACATCGACTACAAGTATCTGAACGCCGACACCAAGGCAACCATTGCCGGCACCAAGTACAACCTTGATCTGAACCCCCATCTCTTCGGCATCGGCGTGGGCTATCGTTTCTGA
- a CDS encoding methyl-accepting chemotaxis protein gives MKSASLRWKMIVPVVVCVVVGVVATVIVAGYSARSVVFAEIEKSTLVKLRDTVLISITTMMTSGAMQENKDTLVTQMKSTADLRLIRSRNLDNDYGAGAAEEYPQDQHEREVVEKGEPRIIREADGIRGIFPYKAGKDVLGKNCLGCHNVPEGAVLGAIDIRIPLAGSMERIRRFQYLFGAFGLLGTLVLTTFIYLLARRIFSPLEELTRNVAHVRDGNLSIRFTYASRDEIGVLSVSMNDMVRAFRELIGRISASSNSIVTVVDHLRTESKKMSEGSEHQAGQIMQIATANEEMAATAGDIANNCHLAEDSARQADGMAHEGSVVVEKTIRVMATIADRVKTAARTVESLGARSDQIGAIVGTIEEIADQTNLLALNAAIEAARAGEQGRGFAVVADEVRALAERTTKATREIGEMIKAIQAETRQAVQSMEAGVSEVEIGTREAASSGEALERILERISAVTMQISQIATAAEEQTATIQEINTNIQMVADVARKNGEVEKDVLKEVEQLTVTSRELKESTSRFVLE, from the coding sequence ATGAAAAGTGCGTCATTGCGCTGGAAAATGATTGTACCGGTTGTGGTGTGCGTTGTCGTCGGCGTGGTGGCGACCGTGATTGTCGCCGGTTATTCGGCCCGCTCGGTGGTGTTCGCCGAAATCGAAAAATCAACACTGGTCAAGCTGCGCGATACGGTGCTGATCTCCATCACCACCATGATGACCAGTGGCGCCATGCAAGAAAACAAGGATACCCTGGTCACCCAGATGAAAAGCACGGCAGACCTGCGGCTCATCCGCTCGCGCAACCTGGACAACGATTACGGTGCGGGGGCTGCGGAGGAGTATCCCCAGGATCAGCATGAGCGGGAGGTGGTGGAAAAGGGGGAACCACGGATCATTCGCGAGGCGGACGGCATCAGGGGGATTTTTCCCTACAAGGCCGGAAAAGACGTGCTGGGCAAAAACTGCCTGGGTTGCCACAACGTCCCGGAAGGGGCAGTGCTGGGGGCCATCGATATCCGTATCCCGCTCGCCGGATCCATGGAGCGGATCAGGCGGTTTCAGTACCTGTTCGGCGCCTTCGGCCTGCTCGGCACCCTGGTGCTGACGACCTTCATCTATCTGCTGGCGCGGCGGATTTTCAGCCCCCTGGAAGAGCTTACCCGCAACGTGGCCCACGTGAGGGACGGCAACCTGAGCATCAGGTTTACCTATGCCAGCCGGGACGAAATCGGTGTCCTGAGCGTCAGCATGAACGACATGGTGCGGGCGTTCCGGGAGTTGATCGGCAGGATATCGGCATCATCGAACAGCATTGTTACGGTAGTGGATCACCTCCGCACGGAGTCGAAAAAAATGTCCGAGGGCTCTGAGCATCAGGCGGGACAGATCATGCAGATCGCCACGGCCAACGAGGAAATGGCGGCTACGGCGGGTGATATCGCCAACAACTGCCACCTGGCCGAAGACAGCGCCCGTCAGGCCGATGGCATGGCCCATGAAGGCTCCGTCGTGGTGGAGAAAACCATTCGCGTCATGGCGACCATTGCCGACCGGGTCAAGACGGCTGCGCGTACGGTGGAGAGTCTTGGTGCCCGCTCCGACCAGATCGGTGCCATTGTCGGCACCATTGAGGAGATCGCCGACCAGACCAACCTGTTGGCCCTGAACGCAGCCATCGAGGCGGCCCGGGCCGGCGAACAGGGGCGGGGGTTTGCGGTGGTGGCCGACGAGGTACGCGCCCTGGCGGAGCGGACCACCAAGGCCACGCGCGAGATAGGTGAAATGATCAAGGCCATCCAGGCCGAGACCCGGCAGGCGGTGCAGTCAATGGAGGCAGGCGTCAGCGAGGTTGAGATCGGTACGCGGGAGGCGGCCAGTTCTGGCGAGGCCCTGGAGAGAATTCTTGAACGGATCAGCGCCGTGACCATGCAGATCAGTCAGATTGCCACTGCCGCGGAAGAGCAGACTGCCACCATCCAGGAGATCAATACCAATATCCAGATGGTTGCCGATGTGGCCCGGAAGAACGGCGAGGTGGAAAAGGACGTGCTGAAGGAGGTTGAGCAACTCACGGTGACCTCCCGTGAATTGAAGGAGTCAACCAGCCGGTTTGTTCTGGAATAG
- a CDS encoding rod shape-determining protein, with product MGAGQYRFTFRHKVAVDVGTFRIRVALEESRLLESSSRSALHAGVIVNAGEAVTALEPLLAGARTFGVVRPHVLACAPSDVSVAERERLVTTLVRAGAASVVVVPEPLAAAIGAEMDVSCPYGQMVIDIGEGVTDCAVMRSSRVIASCAVRTGCAALRRSVATTCGCGVEGAEIRLRMQGVRLRDQRLDAVPSRYREAVSAAMVSIDAMVSGFLRDMPARIGAEVIDSGIVVTGGGALLPGMADYLENLTGIRVTAAPRPLTAVVRGAQAMLPVVTALNQWS from the coding sequence ATGGGAGCGGGGCAGTACCGATTCACCTTCCGGCACAAGGTGGCCGTCGATGTGGGGACGTTCCGGATTCGCGTGGCGCTGGAGGAGTCCCGACTGCTGGAGTCCTCCTCCCGCTCCGCCCTGCACGCCGGGGTCATTGTGAATGCCGGTGAGGCGGTGACGGCGCTGGAACCGCTGCTGGCCGGTGCACGAACCTTCGGGGTGGTGCGGCCCCACGTGCTGGCCTGCGCTCCCAGCGACGTGAGCGTAGCAGAGCGGGAGCGGCTGGTCACGACGCTGGTTCGTGCCGGTGCCGCGTCGGTTGTGGTGGTTCCCGAGCCGCTGGCAGCGGCAATCGGTGCCGAGATGGACGTTTCCTGTCCCTATGGCCAGATGGTGATCGATATCGGTGAGGGCGTGACCGACTGCGCTGTGATGCGCTCCAGCCGGGTGATCGCCAGTTGTGCCGTGCGCACCGGCTGTGCCGCGCTGCGCCGCTCCGTTGCGACCACCTGCGGATGCGGAGTGGAGGGAGCTGAGATACGGTTACGCATGCAGGGGGTGCGGCTCCGGGATCAACGGCTTGACGCGGTACCCTCCCGTTACCGGGAGGCGGTCTCCGCCGCCATGGTATCCATCGACGCCATGGTATCCGGGTTTCTGCGGGACATGCCGGCACGGATCGGGGCAGAGGTGATTGACAGCGGCATTGTCGTGACCGGCGGCGGCGCACTGCTGCCCGGCATGGCCGACTACCTGGAAAACCTGACCGGTATCCGGGTTACGGCCGCCCCCCGGCCCTTGACGGCAGTGGTCAGGGGGGCACAGGCAATGCTGCCGGTGGTGACGGCACTCAACCAGTGGTCGTGA
- the rnk gene encoding nucleoside diphosphate kinase regulator: MKKETVAKNRQIYITDFDLQRLQELIEVMAEQPSRDNRYLDELDQELLRAEVVAPRDIPPDVITMNSTVRLLDMDSKGELEYTLVFPPDADLEKGRISVLAPVGMAMIGYRVGDVVSWKVPGGTKRLKIKKILYQPEAAGDFDR; the protein is encoded by the coding sequence ATGAAAAAAGAGACCGTTGCCAAGAATCGCCAGATCTACATCACCGACTTTGACCTGCAGCGTCTGCAGGAGCTGATCGAAGTCATGGCGGAACAGCCCTCCCGCGACAACCGCTACCTTGACGAGCTGGACCAGGAGCTGTTGCGGGCCGAAGTGGTGGCTCCCCGGGATATCCCGCCGGACGTGATCACCATGAATTCCACGGTGCGCTTGCTGGATATGGACAGCAAGGGGGAGCTGGAATATACCCTGGTCTTTCCGCCGGATGCGGATCTGGAAAAAGGCCGGATATCGGTGCTGGCACCGGTGGGGATGGCTATGATCGGCTACCGGGTAGGGGATGTGGTGAGTTGGAAGGTGCCGGGCGGTACCAAGCGGCTTAAGATCAAGAAGATTCTGTATCAGCCGGAGGCTGCCGGCGATTTTGACCGCTGA